One Nothobranchius furzeri strain GRZ-AD chromosome 7, NfurGRZ-RIMD1, whole genome shotgun sequence genomic window, aaaaattacaataaaaaatGTATCATATAACACAGCTGTGCCTTACTTGTAACTCAATATTCCTGAAACTTTCAGCTGTAACTTgatggttaaataaaaaaaaaagatttgtttgGTATAACCTGAACAGCACTGGCAAATAGCATGACGTTAAACTTTAGATCAGTCCAAAACCATGAACATTGGTTGCTATGCAACTTTCAAGATGATTGAGAAACTCATCAAATGTTGTGTAGTGGCAGGGCAGACGTAGAATATGGAAGCAGCTAGATGAGGTTGGATGGTCTGCCTGCATTATTTCCACTTTCATACACTTCATGGGTTTCTCCCATCCAACCCAACCCTTCACGAGCTGCTTCCTTTGCTCTTCAGacactgaaaaagaaaagaaaaaatggcaAAGACAAATGAGATATAAAAGATCTTCTGTGCCATGTTTACACAAGATACTTAGAATGTAGCAAACCCACCTTATCTGCTGTGTCATATAAAACACTTTActaattttaaccctcccactgtattcatgggtgaccccaccaggaaagttgaccactgagcagggttgatggttcatcccttgaggtccatatgcaggggtgaggtggtgctcactcctcacccctgcataTGGAGcattgtccagctcagatgttcagatgggaatcttttcttgagtgatttagctacatctgcgatttgcgtagaataaaatgtcagttcgtctgcatgtgtcggggtaattctttctattctttctccgtcaaaataaacggtcaaatacgggaactgtccggtcaaccaggggcggcgttaggcccggctacttgggctgaagccccggatgtttcatgaaaagccccggatctaaatcgcagaagtaacatgcagtaccaaagtccaacagagagggagcagctggcagtagtttgtatacagcctgcctgatcctccaccactgaagaagaagcccttcagcagccggcttcttctacattctctgcctgaaacgcatgtgtgaagatggacataaggacgttttttagaccaaaagtacgacgacagaaccccagctttttaatttttttattattattattttttttcgctCAACCTGATTTATTGCATTAACAATGTGAAATGGTTTTGGAGCCACCTTCCATGGACAGGACAGGTGAGAAATGTTTATTAcaatgaacccccccccccccccccccccccacacacacacacacacacacgttaaaaaATCTGGATTAAAACAATGAAACCATCAGACTGAGTGACTGGAACACCGGGGCAGAGGTCTACAATCCTGACAGACCTGAACAGAGCTCGTTTTAGTTTTACTCCATGGAAGTGCCGCTCTGCATCAGCGCTCAGACATGAACAGACCTGTGGAAACATACGGACGCCCACCCAAGTACAGGATGTCTGTCTGGGAACATTACgggacttttattttattttgtttacgaGCCGACATAAAAACTGTGCCTGGgccgtactctaaaacaaacctaaaagcCACCTCTTCAGTATGGATGgctcagaaaggaagttctggaAACATCTTCACTCTTTTGAACGGTCGACATCCCTACTCTGTATCCGGCTATAGgagttttattctgaaaggaaacagCCGCTCTGCGCGTTTGAAGGGATGACCCCAGGTCCTACTGAACCAGTCAGTCAGCGCTGCCTGCCACTAATCGAGTTTGTTCCAATCAAAAAGCCTCCTCACAGGAGACCAAAGGTCAAAACGCCCTCGTTTCCTGTCAAGCTGACGGACGGCGATGGAGATGCAGTCTTTAAAAAGGGACGACCAACAGCATACACTAGGACAGGCATACACGAGTAGATAAATTTATATATTAGCTAAATATGTTATGTACAAATAGTATACATAGTATTGCTAGGGCAGAGCCAGACCTCTTCCTGTGACCTCTAACCTCTGACCCTGTACTTCGCTGGGCCTGAAGGGGTTATATATAAGATAAGGTGACAGGTGCGTATGCCACTAAAAACAAACACAGGCCAGCACGAGGGACAGAACAGAATTAAATGTGAGCCGAGTCGGGGCCGTGAGCCTCAGAGGTCACGTTGAACCTGAGTCCTTCAGTCAGACAGCAGAGCAGGAAGCCACACGACATGTGGGTTAGGGGTAGACTCTTGTCAGCTCTGTACAGGGAAGACTGACAGCCGAGGTCCTGAACAGGAGAGTCACATGGTTCTGCTGTACTGGATGCCAGTCTTGGAGGCGATGTTGGACCAGGGCAGCAGGGAGCGCAGCAGCGACTGGGCCTGGCGGTACAGCCTCTGAGAGATGGAGCAGGGGTTCAGGCTGGCCAGAGTGGAGCCGATGTGCTGGATGTAGTCAAATATAGTCCAGGGAGGATGGCCCCCGTTAATGTAGAGCACATATGTGAACCCGTCTTTGAGGACGCCGCGGATGGAGTAGTAGTAGGGCAGGTAGTGGTGCTGCCTGAAGTCCCTGTTCTCGTAGAAGTGGATGGCAGTGTTGTTGGAGGTGAGGACGTGCAGGTAGATGGCCTTACAGTGGTCCTGGGCGGTGGTGGAGATGTGCTCCTTCAGGCTGTCCAGCAGCAGGGAGCCTATTCCATGTTTCCTGAACTCCTTCACCACACCCAGGCTGAGGATGTAGGCTACCTGTGTGTCCACGGGAAAACTGGAGGCCAGGATGTCTCCATCCTCTTTGTGTACTTTGGTTCGGTTTTTGATCTCGGCCACGATCATTCCTACGATGCTCCCTCTGAAGGTGGCAGCGAGGGAGAAGAACTTCTTGTTGGAAGTGATGTCTTGGTACCATGAGTCTGGGTACTCGATTGGGAACCAATCCCCACAGAGCAGCTTGACACTGCCTATGTCATTGTGGCAGAGGAAACGGAGCTGGATTTCACTGAGAGCTGTGGGAGGCACCACGTCACTCATTCACACCTGCTAATTAGCACCttggctaacgttagctaacgggCTAACGCCCGGCTGCTAGGCGCTCGCGCTGGAGAAAAGTCGGGCAGAACTTATCAGGTTACCCTGTCAGTCCTCCGGATTTAGCATTATACCGCATCGGTTTGTCCCCGAATCTAAAAGCCGTTTCATTAATGTCTAAGACCAACCAGCCCGCTACTATGCCTctccgacagaaccccagctttgatgagactggtgttgactcaggtttgttagtcttatttgaaaatatttgttgtgctgctggtttgcctaaagttagcttactatcaggtaaagttgatggagaaagaaagggaatatttactagcatctcacactaaacactcacaggaacaatactctgccctgaaaatgcttaatatgtagcttcagataaaaattatgtggtacaagacatatacagtatgatgttgactagtgcgtgtcacgtgtgtgcgcgcgtgtgtgtgcgcgtgtgtgcgtgtgtgtgcgcgtgtgtgcgtgtgtgtgttaagccccagatgttcttcagtcctaaatccgcccctgcggtcaacacaacacaagccctgcttttaactgttctgttttcttgtgaaaatagataaaattaaacttgattaacaccagagccaggcgcactgcgccgttatctccatcactgtaaatgagggaaaaacaaaatgatcggatccttttctgaccttccccacctacaaagtttaattacaacaatcaaacgtgacagagcctggatttgtattctgaacagtctaaacatgttttaaaaagaaacgtatgacaaaagtggcacctgctcagtaaaaccaccaacagggtgaaaaatatctaaatattgtaggcagagacgggctacaacttctggatccactttatataaatccttttattgattatctttttatgaaagataactctgacgtacacgagcgaccggtgccggctgctgtcacctgttgtgagccacCCACAAACATTTGTgctgtttgtgctggtttgtgctgctaaagtttGTGTTTGTGCTGATTTTGCTTTAAAGATATTAGTGAAAGGTtcaaggtcaaaaggtcaaacccatgcaaagctctgatagttgacgcactccagacatctgtgtcctgagcacggccacagtaacatcaaatcaggtgtcgccacctcaaaaacaaatttaacacacgatcgttcatgtcggctcatttccttttatgttttctgtcttttattcttttatttgtgcctgatgcgtttcgctgctgtggatcggggcgcatcacctgttttgtcctcggtgacgcacctaactgatgtggccggctcgcattccgctgtttttgcggtcggtagatcttttagaactgcagttcaaaggtaactcataaggttaaTATAGATGAACCCAGgtggcagtttctctttaggattgagaggagatccaggaagataataaacagagacaggacagaaaagcagtcaaataaaaacaagttagtttttgtacctggtggttgcaacaaacagacaccattgaaggtaatcagaagtgaggaacagaaaatgaaataattattttaatgtttagggcagcaggaactccgagaggctgcaggcgcatcagtgagtttgcggcctatgtgcgtggggggggggggggctgaaacagaaactaccgttgttaaaagaaatgtgtttaactttgaaaatgtgggcgcaattttaattgtcaaaaactccagcgaaccattagttcactttgctcaaatagaaatagaggcctgcctctaattatggtcctccttccaataaaggcctggagcttgagtaaaatacaggcccgggcctgtattagaggatttacggcaggggtgggcaattatgttttccatggggccacatgagaaacagaaaatattgtggagggccaggccaaaaggctgaagtcaattatgcataatattaatggtatttctttataaaaagcagtgaataccattgttttttcaagctggtaagagtagactatatgttataaatgagcaaaaaggaaaaagtgaggttggcttacaaaaatgtgatttatgtttatgtttatgtgcttagcagaagcttttacccaaagcgacttacaattttttttttaacatttgtgacttatattagttaacagtttcagtcacattcactccaaaacacattatgagtttcaaatattgttggaaagaggttcttagcattcgacagacacacagtattgtctgtaaaataaaatcactgaactgtgatct contains:
- the LOC129160769 gene encoding N-alpha-acetyltransferase 60: MSDVVPPTALSEIQLRFLCHNDIGSVKLLCGDWFPIEYPDSWYQDITSNKKFFSLAATFRGSIVGMIVAEIKNRTKVHKEDGDILASSFPVDTQVAYILSLGVVKEFRKHGIGSLLLDSLKEHISTTAQDHCKAIYLHVLTSNNTAIHFYENRDFRQHHYLPYYYSIRGVLKDGFTYVLYINGGHPPWTIFDYIQHIGSTLASLNPCSISQRLYRQAQSLLRSLLPWSNIASKTGIQYSRTM